The Lycium barbarum isolate Lr01 chromosome 12, ASM1917538v2, whole genome shotgun sequence genome includes a region encoding these proteins:
- the LOC132621558 gene encoding small ribosomal subunit protein uS5c yields MAASSLSTFSSLSLRNNSSSRFSTFQSQQPNHTFFIPKPTHPPFYLLLNPTTKLYPINATPAETTFFDNTDPEEISTYDPPERPDDFLEPPSFDDGPMESEEDIAKAYEELYGAAYSGETFLGNDIYAMDSKVKKTTAFGKTKKEKSKDGFDERVVQVRRVTKVVKGGKQLHFRAVVVVGDKKGNVGVGVGKAKEVIAAVQKSAVNARRNLITVPMTKYLTFPHRADGDFGAARVMLRPAAPGTGVIAGGAVRIVLEMAGVENALGKQLGSNNALNNARATVVAVQKMRQFSEVAQERGIPMEELWK; encoded by the exons atggCAGCTTCTTCTCTCTCCACCTTCTCTTCCCTTTCTCTACGCAACAACTCATCATCTCGTTTTTCTACCTTTCAGTCCCAACAACCCAACCACACATTCTTCATCCCAAAACCAACCCACCCACCATTTTATCTCCTCTTAAACCCAACAACAAAACTCTATCCCATTAATGCCACACCAGCAGAAACCACTTTCTTTGACAACACTGACCCTGAAGAAATCTCCACTTATGACCCACCAGAACGCCCTGATGACTTTCTTGAACCACCATCTTTCGATGATGGTCCAATGGAGTCTGAAGAAGATATTGCTAAGGCTTATGAAGAGCTATATGGGGCAGCTTATAGTGGAGAGACTTTTCTTGGTAATGACATATATGCAATGGATTCTAAAGTGAAAAAGACTACTGCTTTTGGGAAAACAAAGAAGGAGAAGTCTAAAGACGGGTTTGATGAGAGAGTTGTGCAAGTTAGGAGAGTTACTAAGGTTGTTAAAGGTGGAAAGCAATTGCATTTTAGagctgttgttgttgtgggtgacAAGAAAGGGAATGTTGGTGTTGGAGTTGGTAAAGCTAAAGAGGTTATTGCTGCTGTGCAAAAGTCTGCTGTCAATGCTAGGAGGAATCTTATTACTGTGCCTATGACTAAGTACTTGACTTTCCCCCACAG AGCTGATGGAGACTTTGGAGCAGCAAGGGTGATGCTTAGACCTGCAGCTCCTGGTACTGGAGTGATTGCTGGTGGTGCTGTCCGGATCGTTCTCGAAATGGCAGGTGTTGAGAATGCCTTGGGGAAGCAGCTTGGAAGTAACAATGCCCTCAATAATGCAAGAGCCACTGTTGTTGCTGTTCAGAAAATGAGGCAGTTTAGTGAAGTTGCTCAAGAACGTGGCATTCCCATGGAAGAACTCTGGAAATGA
- the LOC132624564 gene encoding uncharacterized protein LOC132624564, translating into MAAMSITKNAILDLSKTLPQVPSLFIRDKVSRVCFSSEGFHASEDFKRRRDFNRCVKDEKTPEMEMAEKMEENMSDGMDKTKQAAKDMRDKAKESAESMKDKTSDMAGRQQIRQKKGKTRQPMWHTT; encoded by the exons ATGGCAGCCATGTCAATCACCAAAAATGCCATTTTAGACCTCTCAAAAACTCTTCCTCAAGTCCCTTCTCTTTTCATTCGCGACAAAGTCTCTCGTGTCTGCTTTTCCTCCGAG GGATTTCATGCATCAGAGGATTTCAAAAGAAGACGAGACTTTAACAGATGTGTTAAAGACGAGAAAACGCCAGAGATGGAGATGGCTGAAAAAATGGAGGAGAATATGAGCGATGGGATGGACAAAACTAAACAGGCAGCCAAAGACATGAGGGATAAAGCAAAGGAAAGCGCAGAGAGCATGAAGGACAAGACAAGTGACATGGCCGGAAGGCAGCAGATAAGGCAAAAGAAGGGAAAGACTAGGCAGCCGATGTGGCACACGACATGA
- the LOC132622773 gene encoding uncharacterized protein ECU03_1610-like produces MAAMSITKNAIFNLSKALPRTSSLLLLRNVSFFNPSKTIPQTPSLVIRHKVSHVCFSSSPNHSEDFKKRNDLNRGVNEDLERSPMREMADKTKDDMKESMDETKRAAKDMKDKAKHGAESMKDKTSDMAGRAADKAKEGKDKAAEMAHDTKERAKESAHDKKEKTKDTAGSMADKTKEYTHDTKEATKEGASKVAETAQAIADKAKQAMQDAVGAAKETTQKIKETVVGSADDDKKSVDDYIEDHTGKSKEDTREKTMDEDVVEQRRRAGGSGDHKKP; encoded by the exons ATGGCAGCTATGTCAATCACTAAGAACGCTATTTTCAACCTCTCAAAAGCCCTTCCTAGAACCTCTTCTCTTTTGCTTCTCCGCAACGTCTCCTTCTTCAACCCCTCGAAGACTATTCCTCAAACACCATCTCTTGTTATTCGTCACAAAGTCTCCCATGTTTGCTTCTCCTCTTCACCTAATCACTCTGAG GACTTCAAAAAAAGAAATGACTTAAATAGAGGTGTTAACGAAGATCTAGAGAGATCTCCTATGAGGGAGATGGCTGATAAAACGAAGGATGATATGAAAGAGTCCATGGACGAAACTAAGCGGGCAGCCAAAGACATGAAGGATAAAGCAAAACACGGTGCAGAAAGCATGAAGGACAAGACAAGTGACATGGCCGGAAGGGCAGCAGATAAGGCAAAAGAAGGAAAAGATAAGGCAGCTGAAATGGCACACGACACTAAAGAGAGAGCAAAAGAGAGCGCACATGACAAGAAGGAAAAGACTAAAGACACCGCAGGGTCCATGGCTGACAAGACGAAAGAATACACGCACGATACGAAAGAGGCTACGAAAGAAGGGGCGAGCAAAGTTGCGGAGACAGCACAGGCGATAGCTGATAAAGCTAAGCAGGCAATGCAGGATGCTGTGGGAGCGGCTAAGGAGACGACACAGAAGATTAAAGAAACGGTTGTTGGTTCGGCGGATGATGATAAGAAGTCTGTTGATGATTACATTGAAGATCATACGGGTAAGAGTAAGGAAGATACGAGAGAGAAAACTATGGATGAAGATGTGGTGGAGCAGAGAAGGCGTGCAGGGGGGTCTGGTGATCACAAGAAACCTTAG
- the LOC132621559 gene encoding uncharacterized protein LOC132621559 isoform X2: METESSEQQSRHDDKKFYGTSNTDQTGSKVSEMADKAKEVKDKATETTQDAWKAIEDTAEKLKEKVVGDVDPENVQDEIVVEDEEELKKKLAKEPGGKPVDEDKGLDVNWRPIVEKKPQSS, translated from the exons ATGGAAA CGGAGTCGTCGGAACAACAGAGCAGGCACGACGACAAGAAGTTCTACGGGACCAGCAATACTGATCAAACGGGCAGTAAAGTATCTGAAATGGCTGATAAGGCGAAAGAAGTGAAGGATAAAGCCACAGAGACAACTCAAGATGCTTGGAAAGCTATTGAGGATACTGCTGAAAAGTTGAAAGAAAAGGTGGTGGGAGATGTAGATCCAGAGAATGTTCAAGATGAAATTGTGGTGGAAGATGAGGAAGAACTTAAGAAGAAGCTGGCTAAAGAACCAGGAGGAAAGCCTGTGGATGAAGATAAAGGTTTGGATGTGAATTGGAGACCTATTGTTGAGAAGAAACCACAATCCTCTTGA
- the LOC132621559 gene encoding uncharacterized protein LOC132621559 isoform X1, which translates to MASLSKKSMFNLSKAFPHRASSVFIGRQIWKGGYVGTAESSEQQSRHDDKKFYGTSNTDQTGSKVSEMADKAKEVKDKATETTQDAWKAIEDTAEKLKEKVVGDVDPENVQDEIVVEDEEELKKKLAKEPGGKPVDEDKGLDVNWRPIVEKKPQSS; encoded by the exons ATGGCGTCCTTAAGCAAAAAATCCATGTTCAACCTCTCTAAAGCCTTCCCACATCGAGCCTCCTCTGTCTTCATCGGTCGTCAAATATGGAAA GGAGGATATGTTGGAACAGCGGAGTCGTCGGAACAACAGAGCAGGCACGACGACAAGAAGTTCTACGGGACCAGCAATACTGATCAAACGGGCAGTAAAGTATCTGAAATGGCTGATAAGGCGAAAGAAGTGAAGGATAAAGCCACAGAGACAACTCAAGATGCTTGGAAAGCTATTGAGGATACTGCTGAAAAGTTGAAAGAAAAGGTGGTGGGAGATGTAGATCCAGAGAATGTTCAAGATGAAATTGTGGTGGAAGATGAGGAAGAACTTAAGAAGAAGCTGGCTAAAGAACCAGGAGGAAAGCCTGTGGATGAAGATAAAGGTTTGGATGTGAATTGGAGACCTATTGTTGAGAAGAAACCACAATCCTCTTGA